Proteins encoded by one window of Luteimonas yindakuii:
- a CDS encoding DsbC family protein: MKLLLPAMLIASFSLTACAQAPAPDAQRDADATTASGAVPASRLDVDPASADGRAVEAIRKINPRVEVDAVGAAPIEGFREVIVSGQVLYVSDDGRYLLQGSLFDIEQRRDLSEVGLAKVRRALLAEVPESDRIVFGPPAPTYTVTVFTDVECGYCRKLHQEIDEYNRQGIAIQYVAFPRMGPASEDFRTMEAVWCAEDRKQALTDAKAGKTVPSRRCTNPVAMHYELGQRIGLSGTPLIIAEDGTQLPGYMPPAALRAALDDLAKNNGSAAATIGG, translated from the coding sequence ATGAAGCTGTTGCTGCCCGCGATGCTGATCGCGTCGTTCAGCCTGACCGCCTGTGCGCAGGCGCCCGCGCCCGACGCCCAGCGCGACGCCGATGCGACCACAGCCAGCGGCGCCGTCCCGGCGTCCCGGCTCGACGTGGATCCGGCCAGTGCCGACGGCCGTGCGGTGGAAGCCATCCGCAAGATCAACCCGCGCGTCGAAGTGGATGCGGTGGGCGCAGCGCCGATCGAGGGTTTCCGCGAGGTGATCGTCAGCGGGCAGGTGCTGTATGTCAGCGATGACGGCCGCTACCTGCTGCAGGGCAGCCTGTTCGACATCGAGCAGCGCCGCGACCTCAGCGAAGTAGGGCTGGCGAAGGTGCGGCGCGCGCTGCTGGCCGAGGTGCCGGAAAGCGACCGCATCGTGTTCGGCCCGCCGGCGCCGACCTATACCGTCACCGTGTTCACCGACGTCGAGTGCGGCTACTGCCGCAAGCTCCACCAGGAGATCGACGAGTACAACCGCCAGGGCATCGCCATCCAGTACGTTGCGTTCCCGCGCATGGGGCCGGCCAGCGAGGACTTCCGCACGATGGAGGCGGTCTGGTGCGCCGAGGATCGCAAGCAGGCGCTGACCGATGCCAAGGCCGGCAAGACCGTGCCCTCGCGCCGCTGCACCAATCCGGTGGCGATGCATTACGAACTCGGCCAGCGCATCGGCCTCAGCGGCACGCCGCTGATCATTGCCGAGGACGGCACCCAGCTGCCGGGCTACATGCCGCCGGCGGCATTGCGCGCGGCGCTGGACGATCTCGCCAAAAACAACGGCAGCGCCGCCGCCACGATCGGCGGCTGA
- the purL gene encoding phosphoribosylformylglycinamidine synthase, producing the protein MIVLEGLPALSAFRLERLQARLLTVAPDLRLLGAWHVYWVDPEPGATPDTATLRRILQARDGVEPPAEGAVSRFVAPRLGTISPWASKTTELLRGAGLPVHRVERGMRLDVAGWPHEAARPAAAEPAPSPRLGAMTGPDNSSTRSRIEIALERLLHDPMTQSLLAGHDEAAGLFAVPARGELERIPLDTLDAANERRGLALAEDEIAYLRERYGQLGRDPSDVELMMFAQANSEHCRHKIFNASWTVDGEAQPKSLFGMIRHTHAQTPAYTLTAYSDNAAVVEGFPARRFRPDPQTQEYRAEPLVDSAFCIKVETHNHPTAISPFPGASTGAGGEIRDEGATGRGGKPKAGLCGFSVSHLRIPTLPQAWEEPRALNPRLAPALEIMLDGPLGAAAFNNEFGRPNLTGYFRSFELAQPDAGITWAYDKPIMLAGGLGAIDRNQVAKLPLQPGSAVVVLGGPAMLIGLGGGAASSVAGGSSDEALDFASVQRENPEMERRCQEVIDRCVALGERNPILSIHDVGAGGLSNAIPELLHDSGVGGVIDLDRVPSDDPSLSPMQLWSNESQERYVLGIAPERVEEFAALCDRERCPFAVVGHATAEERLVVGYGATVDAVYATGAPAYTAHPIDLPMDVLFGKAPKMHRDAERPAAARWPVLNGRTLDLHEAGLKVLAHPTVASKQFLITIGDRYVGGLTARDQLVGPWQMPVADCAITLADFDGLAGEAMAIGERTPLALIDPAAAARMAVGEAITNLCAAPVASLEQVKLSANWMAAAGHDGEDARLFDAVRAVGMELCPSLDLSIPVGKDSLSMQAQWQGEDGAQKAVSPVSLVVTAFAPVADVRRQLTPLLSGRRDTELWLLGLGGGRQRLGGSILSQCHGAFGGACPDLDQPERLRALFELVRDAREQDLLLAYHDRSDGGAFATLCEMAFCSHVGLDIDLAGWGEDRIDDVFRVLFNEELGAVVEIAVGDRAEFADLVSRHGLVECAQRIARPTTAPAVRVLDEGDVLAEWRWEALFDAWWSVSHALQRLRDNPDCADEERAAARRFDDPGLKPVLGFDPADDIAAPYIARGVRPRVAILREQGVNSQTEMAAGFDRAGFSAIDVHMSDLIAGRVQLGDFQGLVACGGFSYGDVLGAGRGWATSILERNDLRDAFAAFFAREGTFSLGVCNGCQMMSQLRDIIPGATHWPRFLRNRSEQFEARMGLLGVEASPSMLLQGMEGSRIPVAIAHGEGRARFDSDVDAGQAVVALRYLDSSGAPATMYPANPNGSPDAIAGLTSVDGRATILMPHPERTLRTLNFSWHPADWPDDSPWLRMFRNARRAIG; encoded by the coding sequence ATGATCGTCCTCGAGGGCCTGCCGGCCCTGTCAGCGTTCCGACTGGAGCGCCTCCAAGCCCGTCTGCTCACCGTTGCGCCCGACCTGCGCCTGCTTGGCGCCTGGCATGTCTACTGGGTCGATCCCGAGCCGGGTGCGACGCCGGACACGGCCACCCTGCGGCGCATCCTGCAGGCACGCGATGGCGTCGAACCACCGGCCGAAGGCGCGGTGTCGCGTTTCGTCGCCCCGCGGCTGGGCACGATCTCACCGTGGGCGAGCAAGACCACCGAACTGCTGCGCGGCGCCGGCCTGCCGGTGCACCGCGTCGAGCGCGGCATGCGCCTGGACGTGGCTGGATGGCCGCACGAGGCCGCGCGTCCGGCCGCAGCGGAACCCGCGCCGTCGCCACGTCTCGGGGCAATGACGGGCCCGGATAACAGCTCTACCCGTTCCCGGATCGAGATCGCGCTCGAGCGCCTGCTGCACGATCCGATGACGCAGTCGCTGCTGGCCGGCCACGACGAGGCCGCGGGACTGTTCGCGGTACCTGCGCGCGGCGAACTCGAACGCATTCCGCTCGACACCCTCGATGCCGCCAACGAGCGGCGGGGCCTTGCACTGGCCGAGGACGAGATCGCCTACTTGCGCGAACGCTACGGGCAGCTGGGGCGCGATCCCTCCGACGTCGAGCTGATGATGTTCGCGCAGGCAAACTCCGAGCACTGCCGGCACAAGATCTTCAATGCCAGCTGGACCGTGGACGGCGAGGCGCAGCCGAAGTCGCTGTTCGGCATGATCCGCCACACCCACGCACAGACGCCGGCGTACACGCTGACCGCCTACAGCGACAACGCCGCGGTGGTGGAAGGTTTCCCCGCGCGGCGCTTCCGTCCCGACCCGCAGACGCAGGAATACCGCGCCGAACCGCTGGTCGACAGTGCGTTCTGCATCAAGGTCGAGACCCACAACCACCCGACCGCGATCTCGCCGTTCCCCGGTGCGTCCACCGGTGCCGGTGGCGAGATCCGCGACGAGGGCGCGACCGGCCGTGGCGGCAAGCCGAAGGCCGGCCTGTGCGGCTTCTCCGTTTCGCACCTGCGCATTCCCACGCTGCCGCAGGCCTGGGAAGAGCCGCGCGCGCTGAATCCCCGGCTGGCGCCGGCGCTCGAGATCATGCTCGACGGCCCGCTCGGCGCGGCCGCGTTCAACAACGAGTTCGGCCGTCCCAACCTCACCGGCTACTTCCGCAGCTTCGAGCTCGCGCAGCCCGACGCCGGGATCACCTGGGCCTACGACAAGCCGATCATGCTCGCCGGCGGCCTTGGTGCCATCGACCGCAACCAGGTGGCCAAGCTGCCGCTGCAGCCGGGCTCGGCGGTGGTGGTACTGGGCGGTCCGGCGATGCTGATCGGCCTCGGCGGCGGTGCCGCCAGTTCGGTGGCCGGCGGCAGCAGCGACGAAGCGCTCGACTTCGCCAGCGTGCAGCGCGAGAACCCGGAGATGGAGCGCCGCTGCCAGGAGGTCATCGACCGCTGCGTGGCGCTGGGCGAGCGCAATCCGATCCTGTCGATCCACGATGTCGGCGCGGGCGGCCTGTCCAATGCGATCCCGGAACTGCTCCACGACTCCGGCGTCGGGGGCGTGATCGACCTCGACCGCGTGCCCAGCGACGACCCGTCGCTGTCGCCGATGCAGCTGTGGAGCAACGAGTCGCAGGAACGCTACGTGCTCGGCATCGCACCCGAGCGGGTGGAGGAGTTCGCGGCGCTGTGCGACCGCGAGCGCTGCCCGTTCGCGGTCGTCGGCCATGCCACCGCCGAGGAGCGGCTGGTGGTGGGTTACGGCGCGACGGTGGACGCCGTGTACGCGACCGGTGCGCCGGCGTACACCGCTCACCCGATCGACCTGCCGATGGACGTGCTGTTCGGCAAGGCGCCGAAGATGCACCGCGATGCCGAGCGCCCGGCCGCGGCGCGCTGGCCGGTGCTCAACGGGCGCACGCTCGACCTGCACGAGGCCGGCCTGAAGGTGCTGGCGCACCCGACCGTGGCCTCCAAGCAGTTCCTGATCACCATCGGCGACCGCTATGTCGGCGGCCTCACCGCGCGTGACCAGCTGGTTGGTCCGTGGCAGATGCCGGTGGCCGACTGCGCGATCACCCTGGCGGACTTCGACGGCCTTGCCGGCGAGGCGATGGCGATCGGCGAGCGCACGCCGCTGGCGCTGATCGATCCCGCTGCCGCCGCGCGCATGGCCGTGGGCGAGGCGATCACCAACCTCTGCGCGGCGCCGGTAGCGTCGCTCGAGCAGGTCAAGCTGTCGGCGAACTGGATGGCCGCTGCCGGCCACGACGGCGAGGATGCGCGGCTGTTCGACGCGGTGCGTGCGGTCGGCATGGAACTGTGCCCGTCGCTCGACCTGTCGATCCCGGTCGGCAAGGATTCGCTGTCGATGCAGGCGCAGTGGCAGGGCGAGGATGGCGCGCAGAAGGCGGTGTCGCCGGTGTCGCTGGTGGTCACCGCGTTCGCGCCGGTGGCCGACGTGCGCCGCCAGCTCACCCCGCTGCTGTCGGGCCGTCGTGATACCGAGCTGTGGCTGCTCGGCCTCGGTGGCGGCCGCCAGCGCCTGGGCGGCTCGATCCTGTCGCAGTGCCATGGCGCGTTCGGCGGTGCCTGCCCCGACCTCGACCAGCCCGAGCGCCTGCGCGCGCTGTTCGAACTGGTGCGCGATGCGCGTGAGCAGGACCTGCTGCTGGCCTATCACGACCGTTCGGACGGCGGTGCCTTCGCGACGCTGTGCGAGATGGCGTTCTGCTCGCACGTCGGCCTCGACATCGACCTCGCGGGCTGGGGCGAGGATCGCATCGACGACGTGTTCCGCGTGCTGTTCAACGAGGAACTCGGCGCCGTGGTGGAGATCGCGGTGGGCGACCGTGCCGAGTTCGCCGACCTGGTCTCGCGCCATGGGCTCGTCGAGTGCGCACAGCGCATCGCGCGCCCGACCACGGCGCCGGCGGTCCGCGTGCTCGACGAGGGCGACGTCCTTGCGGAGTGGCGCTGGGAGGCGCTGTTCGATGCGTGGTGGTCGGTGAGCCATGCGCTGCAGCGGCTGCGCGACAACCCGGACTGTGCCGACGAGGAACGTGCCGCGGCGCGCCGCTTCGACGATCCGGGTCTGAAACCGGTGCTCGGTTTCGACCCCGCCGACGACATCGCCGCGCCCTACATCGCGCGCGGCGTGCGGCCGCGGGTGGCGATCCTGCGCGAGCAGGGCGTCAACAGCCAGACCGAGATGGCGGCCGGCTTCGACCGTGCCGGTTTCAGCGCGATCGACGTGCACATGAGCGACCTGATCGCCGGCCGCGTGCAGCTGGGCGACTTCCAGGGCCTGGTCGCCTGTGGCGGCTTCAGCTACGGGGACGTGCTCGGTGCCGGCCGTGGCTGGGCCACCTCGATCCTCGAGCGCAATGACCTGCGCGATGCGTTCGCGGCGTTCTTCGCGCGCGAAGGCACGTTCTCGCTCGGCGTATGCAATGGCTGCCAGATGATGTCGCAGCTCAGGGACATCATTCCCGGTGCCACGCACTGGCCGCGCTTCCTGCGCAACCGCAGCGAGCAGTTCGAGGCGCGCATGGGGCTGCTGGGTGTCGAGGCGTCGCCGTCAATGCTGCTGCAGGGCATGGAAGGTTCGCGGATCCCGGTCGCCATCGCCCATGGCGAAGGCCGGGCCCGCTTCGACAGCGACGTCGATGCCGGCCAGGCGGTGGTGGCATTGCGCTATCTCGACAGCTCGGGTGCCCCGGCAACCATGTACCCGGCCAACCCCAACGGTTCGCCGGATGCGATCGCCGGCCTGACCAGCGTGGACGGCCGCGCCACCATCCTGATGCCGCACCCCGAGCGCACCCTGCGCACGCTCAACTTCAGCTGGCACCCGGCCGACTGGCCGGATGACTCACCGTGGCTGCGGATGTTCCGCAACGCCCGTCGCGCGATCGGCTGA